The Deltaproteobacteria bacterium region CTGAGCGAGGTGATGGGCCGCGGCGTCGTGCCAATACTCTTGGGCCCCGATCCCGCCCACAAAGATCACCGCCTCGTAGTCGGACACCTTCACATCTTTGAACAGGATCTGGGGCTTGGCCCTAGCCCCGAGCATTCCCTTCGCCTCCCCTAAAGAGGAAGAGGCAATGGTCACCTGATACCCAGCCTCCTCCAAGAGGGCTTTGGGCCTGGCGAGCTCTTCATCGCGGAAGCCGTTGTGGGCGATGACCATCAGGACCCTCTTCCCCTGGGCCAGAATGCCTCCTGTCAGGATGGCAAAAAGAATGAAAATCAGGAATATGAATAGCCACCTCTTCCTCATGGCAAACCTCCTTTTGTATAAAATGTTGACAGGGTCGCTCTCAATGGGTGTTATGTGACGTTTTGGCAATATCATCGTTCACTCTCACCAATACAAGTCCTTACCAGTAACTCAAGTTCTTTATTTTGGTAATCAAACTCAGCCACAACCCTTTTCAGGTTACCGGGTAACTTCCTGTATCCCCACAAGCACCGCTTTTTTGTCTCTTCTGCACCATTTCGGATAAAGTAATAGGGGAGATTTACATGGAAAAATGAGATGCTATCGGCATCTGTCAAAATGTCAACACGTCTCGTGCCTCCGATTTCATGATGGCACACCAGAAAAAAGATATCATCGGCTAATTTTTTACTTATGTTGCACCCCGTCATTATTTCTTTTAATATCTTAGCGATATTTAAAGCTTTCTAATTTCAATTCCTTACAGGCTAATTTTTTCTG contains the following coding sequences:
- a CDS encoding DJ-1/PfpI family protein, translated to MRKRWLFIFLIFILFAILTGGILAQGKRVLMVIAHNGFRDEELARPKALLEEAGYQVTIASSSLGEAKGMLGARAKPQILFKDVKVSDYEAVIFVGGIGAQEYWHDAAAHHLAQEAISQGKVLGAICIAPVILANAGVLQGKRATVWASEEGRLRKKGAKYTGKMVEVNGLIVTANGPKAAEAFGKEILRLMRR